One genomic segment of Musa acuminata AAA Group cultivar baxijiao chromosome BXJ3-3, Cavendish_Baxijiao_AAA, whole genome shotgun sequence includes these proteins:
- the LOC135634301 gene encoding membrane-anchored ubiquitin-fold protein 3-like, whose protein sequence is MPEEDLVELRFRLYDGSDIGPICYSSSSTVAMLKERIISEWPRDKKIIPKLANDVKLISAGKILDNSKTISQCRPSFGELPGGVITMHVVVQPSSAKSKTEKNVDELPKKACSCSIL, encoded by the exons ATGCCAGAGGAGGATCTGGTGGAGCTGAGATTTCGGCTGTATGATGGATCCGACATCGGTCCCATCTGCTACTCTTCGTCTTCCACGGTTGCTATGCTCAAAGAGAGGATAATATCTGAATGGCCAAGAG ATAAGAAGATTATCCCAAAATTGGCTAATGACGTCAAACTGATAAGTGCGGGAAAAATATTGGATAACAGCAAAACAATCTCTCAGTGCAGACCAAGTTTTGGTGAACTCCCTGGAGGGGTTATCACTATGCATGTTGTTGTGCAGCCGTCGTCTGCTAAATCTAAAACAG AGAAGAACGTCGACGAGTTGCCAAAGAAAGCCTGTTCCTGTTCCATATTGTAG
- the LOC103979440 gene encoding glutaredoxin-C1-like has translation MYYQAAAAAEAWGYVAGMGPTTTMDALERVERLAAESAVVIFSVSTCCMCHALKRLFCGMGVSPSVVELDEDPRGREMERALARLLGGGAAGGPAVPVVFIGGKLVGAMDRVMAAHISGALVPLLKQAGALWL, from the coding sequence ATGTACTAccaggcggcggcggcagcggaggCGTGGGGTTACGTGGCTGGGATGGGGCCGACGACGACGATGGACGCGCTGGAGCGGGTGGAGCGGCTGGCGGCGGAGAGCGCGGTGGTGATCTTCAGCGTGAGCACCTGCTGCATGTGCCACGCCCTGAAGCGGCTCTTCTGTGGCATGGGGGTGAGCCCGTCGGTGGTGGAGCTGGACGAGGACCCGCGCGGGCGGGAGATGGAGCGCGCCCTCGCCCGCCTCCTCGGCGGTGGTGCAGCCGGCGGCCCCGCCGTACCCGTGGTATTCATCGGCGGGAAGCTGGTTGGGGCCATGGACCGGGTCATGGCCGCCCACATAAGCGGCGCCCTCGTCCCCCTCCTCAAACAAGCCGGCGCTCTCTGGCTCTGA
- the LOC135632284 gene encoding bidirectional sugar transporter SWEET14-like: MAGLSLDHPWAFTFGILGNIISFMVYLAPLPTFYRVCRRKSTEGFHSVPYVVALFSATLWIFYAFLKTNAGLLITINAVGCVIETAYVVVYFTYAPKAAKMFTAKLVLLVNVGMFGLILVLTLLFARGAKRVEVLGWICMSFSVSVFVAPLSIIRLVIRTKSVEFMPFSLSFFLTWSAVVWFGYGLLTKDLYVALPNVLGFIFGVLQMVLYVAYRNQDKAMVEQKLPEHIASKLGTAEKVLEIYAIGVEEKVPNRAQEEQDEDKQGVAAAPMEKKMKPAEV, from the exons atggcaggGTTATCTTTGGACCACCCTTGGGCATTCACCTTTGGCATCCTAG GTAACATCATCTCCTTCATGGTGTATCTCGCACCACT GCCGACGTTCTACAGAGTGTGCAGGAGGAAATCCACCGAAGGGTTTCATTCGGTGCCGTACGTGGTTGCTCTCTTCAGTGCCACCCTGTGGATCTTCTACGCCTTCCTCAAGACCAACGCTGGCCTTCTCATCACCATTAACGCGGTCGGCTGCGTCATCGAGACCGCATACGTGGTCGTGTACTTCACCTACGCGCCAAAGGCCGCAAAG ATGTTTACCGCAAAGCTGGTGCTGCTCGTGAACGTGGGGATGTTCGGGTTGATCCTTGTGCTGACTCTTCTGTTCGCGAGGGGTGCCAAACGAGTCGAGGTTCTCGGGTGGATCTGTATGAGCTTCTCCGTGAGCGTTTTCGTGGCTCCTCTAAGCATCATC AGGCTTGTGATCCGAACGAAGAGCGTGGAATTCATGCCATTCTCGCTGTCCTTCTTCCTCACATGGAGCGCCGTCGTCTGGTTCGGATATGGATTGCTAACCAAGGACTTATACGTCGCG CTGCCCAATGTGTTGGGGTTCATCTTCGGGGTCCTGCAAATGGTGCTCTACGTAGCTTACAGGAACCAAGACAAGGCCATGGTGGAGCAGAAGCTGCCGGAGCACATCGCGTCGAAGCTTGGCACGGCGGAGAAGGTGTTGGAGATCTACGCGATCGGGGTGGAAGAGAAGGTGCCGAATAGAGCGCAGGAGGAGCAGGATGAGGACAAACAAGGCGTGGCAGCTGCTCCcatggagaagaagatgaagcctGCTGAAGTCTGA
- the LOC135632865 gene encoding glycerophosphodiester phosphodiesterase GDPD2-like, which yields MFPFVCCFQHISPISDPNSGTLAFRSHPLPMALKAVHVSDVPTLDQVPAAPTVALSSSLTRLFKGAAERLVVIGHRGKGMNALASPDRRLKEVKENSLRSFNEAARFNIDFVEFDVQVTKDDCPIIFHDNLILTEEHGNLSEKHVTDLCLGEFLSYGPQRDPAKVGKPLLRKTKDGRILTWDVEADDPFCTLQDAFQGVDSHLGFNIELKFDDHVIYKEEQLAHALRVVLRVVFEFAEERPIVFSSFQPDAARLMRGLQNVYPVFFLTNGGTEIYRDARRNSLDEAIKLCMASGLQGIVSEVRAFFRNPAAVARIKESNLALLTYGQLK from the exons ATGTTCCCATTCGTTTGCTGCTTCCAACATATTTCTCCGATCTCCGATCCCAATTCCGGAACCCTAGCTTTTCGATCCCACCCGCTTCCCATGGCGCTCAAGGCCGTGCACGTCTCCGACGTCCCCACTCTCGATCAGGTCCCGGCGGCCCCCACCGTCGCCCTCTCCTCCTCCCTAACGCGCCTTTTCAAAG GAGCGGCGGAGAGGCTGGTGGTGATCGGGCATCGGGGGAAGGGGATGAACGCGCTGGCGTCGCCGGACCGGCGGCTGAAGGAGGTCAAGGAGAACTCGCTCCGCTCCTTCAACGAGGCCGCCCGCTTCAACATCGACTTCGTCGAGTTCGACGTCCAG GTGACCAAGGATGACTGCCCCATCATCTTCCATGACAATCTCATACTCACCGAAGAACAT GGAAATCTGTCCGAGAAGCATGTCACTGATCTGTGCTTGGGAGAGTTCCTTTCCTATGGACCGCAAAGAGATCCTGCGAAG GTGGGGAAGCCATTGCTTCGGAAGACCAAAGACGGGAGGATTCTGACTTGGGACGTCGAAGCAGACGACCCGTTCTGCACGCTGCAGGATGCATTCCAAGGCGTTGATTCCCATCTGGGCTTCAACATCGAGTTGAAGTTCGATGACCATGTCATCTACAAAGAAGAACAGCTTGCTCATGCTCTTCGAGTCGTCTTGCGA GTTGTGTTCGAGTTCGCCGAGGAAAGGCCGATCGTCTTCTCCAGCTTCCAGCCCGACGCCGCACGGCTAATGCGTGGACTCCAGAACGTCTACCCC GTGTTCTTCCTCACCAATGGAGGAACGGAGATCTACAGAGATGCAAGGAGGAACTCCTTGGACGAGGCAATCAAACTGTGCATGGCAAGCGGCTTACAAGGAATAGTATCCGAAGTGAGAGCCTTCTTCAGGAATCCAGCAGCTGTAGCAAGGATCAAGGAATCCAATCTCGCACTCTTAACATACGGACAGCTAAAGTAA